A section of the Marinimicrobium koreense genome encodes:
- a CDS encoding tryptophan halogenase family protein: MVIAGGGTAGWVAAAALSHQLGKLIDVVLVESDQIGTVGVGEATIPPMKAFHKLLGIDEQEFMCATEAVFKLGIEFKNWGQVGEQYFHPFGATGQSSYLADFQNFWLYGKSKGIHAGFEEYSLAAQAAKANKFAISKKGSLNYAYHLDATRYAQFLRQFSEKLGAKRVEGKIQHVQQHMNGDIKALQLESGEVVEGDLFIDCTGFTGLLIDKTMKVPYEDWTHWLPCDSAIAVQTESVESPRPYVTCTAHKAGWQWHIPLQHRVGNGNVFCSKFMSGDEATQHLLDNVQGEVRTEPRVIKYKTGRRKVFWTKNCVALGLSSGFVEPLESTSIYMFMIGVIRLMRMFPFNGITQPIIDEYNQQNIAELENVRDFIILHYHATSREDSEFWRYCKHMDIPQSLSHRIELFKENALVFLGENELFRLSSWLHVMLGQGIMPKRYHSIFSTMSDEELVGHLSNTRKTISDAVNKIPTHQEFINHYCKSRC; the protein is encoded by the coding sequence GTGGTAATAGCCGGCGGCGGCACTGCTGGCTGGGTGGCTGCTGCAGCATTGTCCCACCAACTGGGGAAATTGATCGACGTGGTTTTGGTTGAGTCCGATCAAATTGGAACAGTAGGCGTGGGTGAGGCAACAATTCCGCCCATGAAAGCGTTTCATAAGTTGCTGGGTATTGATGAACAGGAGTTTATGTGTGCTACGGAGGCGGTTTTTAAGCTCGGTATTGAATTCAAGAACTGGGGACAGGTTGGGGAGCAGTATTTCCATCCTTTTGGCGCCACTGGCCAAAGTAGTTACCTTGCTGATTTCCAAAACTTTTGGCTGTATGGAAAAAGCAAAGGCATACACGCGGGATTTGAAGAGTATAGCTTGGCAGCACAAGCCGCCAAAGCCAATAAATTCGCCATCTCGAAAAAAGGCAGCCTTAACTACGCCTATCATCTGGATGCCACCCGTTACGCCCAGTTTTTACGACAATTCAGTGAGAAATTAGGTGCCAAACGCGTAGAAGGCAAGATACAGCATGTGCAGCAACACATGAATGGTGATATCAAAGCGCTGCAATTGGAATCTGGCGAGGTAGTTGAGGGTGATTTATTTATCGATTGCACGGGGTTCACCGGCCTGTTGATCGATAAAACGATGAAGGTACCTTATGAAGATTGGACGCACTGGTTACCTTGTGACAGTGCCATTGCTGTTCAAACCGAATCGGTTGAGTCTCCTCGACCTTACGTTACCTGTACGGCGCATAAAGCCGGCTGGCAATGGCACATACCATTGCAGCATCGAGTGGGAAATGGCAATGTTTTCTGTAGTAAGTTCATGTCCGGCGATGAAGCAACTCAGCACCTCTTGGATAACGTTCAAGGCGAGGTCAGAACCGAGCCCAGGGTAATAAAATATAAGACCGGGCGACGTAAAGTCTTCTGGACTAAGAATTGTGTTGCACTCGGGCTTTCAAGTGGTTTTGTTGAACCTCTGGAATCCACCAGTATCTATATGTTCATGATTGGAGTCATTCGGTTGATGCGGATGTTTCCGTTCAATGGGATTACCCAACCCATCATTGATGAATACAACCAGCAGAATATTGCTGAGCTGGAAAATGTACGCGACTTTATTATATTGCACTATCACGCCACCTCTCGCGAAGATAGCGAGTTTTGGCGTTATTGCAAGCACATGGATATTCCGCAGTCACTTTCCCATCGTATTGAGCTGTTTAAAGAAAACGCTCTGGTTTTTCTGGGTGAGAATGAACTGTTCAGGCTTAGCTCCTGGCTACACGTGATGCTAGGCCAAGGTATTATGCCGAAACGCTATCACTCGATATTTAGTACCATGTCGGATGAGGAGTTGGTGGGCCACCTAAGCAACACCCGTAAAACAATTTCCGATGCGGTAAACAAGATTCCCACCCATCAGGAGTTTATTAATCATTACTGCAAGTCGCGCTGTTGA
- a CDS encoding cupin-like domain-containing protein, which translates to MVTIATKTAVITDCSSESLDESVIASKKPVIIKGLVKHWKLVDEGRQSDSSAIRYLNSYYNGRPSFACIGPPEIQGRYFYNDNRTQLNYDIKKTTIDEVLDLIEKGFEEENPTSYYIASNVIDTHFPGFRAENDIAIPRPDLGYPIEDVRASIWIGNRTTACCHYDASDNLACCTVGKRRFTLFPPDQIANLYPGPLTPTPGGQALSMVDFDNPDFEQYPNFAEAIEHGQVADLEPGDALYLPSMWWHQVESKSRFNVLINYWWSDSAKHMGPAMNVLYHALLSLRDKPEHEKQAWKHIFDYYIFGDPDRAGAHLPEEARGYLGEIDSAKARMLRALLLNKLNR; encoded by the coding sequence ATGGTAACGATTGCCACTAAAACTGCTGTTATTACCGACTGCTCAAGCGAATCCTTGGACGAAAGTGTCATAGCCTCTAAAAAGCCGGTAATTATTAAAGGCCTGGTTAAGCATTGGAAGCTGGTGGATGAAGGGCGGCAATCAGACAGTAGTGCCATACGCTATCTAAATTCATACTATAATGGTCGGCCTTCGTTTGCCTGTATCGGCCCTCCTGAGATCCAGGGACGCTACTTCTATAATGATAATCGCACACAGCTCAATTATGATATTAAGAAAACGACGATAGATGAAGTTCTTGATCTTATAGAGAAAGGCTTTGAAGAGGAAAATCCGACCTCTTACTACATTGCATCCAACGTTATTGATACTCACTTCCCTGGTTTCAGGGCTGAAAATGACATTGCAATTCCCAGACCGGATTTGGGCTACCCAATTGAAGACGTTCGGGCGAGTATCTGGATTGGCAACCGTACGACCGCTTGCTGTCACTACGATGCCTCGGATAATTTGGCGTGCTGTACAGTGGGCAAGCGTCGGTTTACACTCTTTCCACCTGATCAAATAGCCAACCTCTACCCGGGGCCCTTGACTCCCACTCCCGGGGGCCAGGCGTTAAGCATGGTTGATTTCGATAATCCGGATTTCGAACAATACCCCAACTTTGCCGAAGCAATAGAGCACGGGCAGGTTGCTGATCTAGAGCCCGGTGATGCCCTATATCTGCCAAGTATGTGGTGGCATCAAGTGGAGTCTAAAAGTCGCTTTAATGTGCTGATCAATTATTGGTGGAGTGACTCCGCTAAACATATGGGCCCCGCAATGAATGTGTTGTACCACGCATTGTTGAGCTTGCGTGATAAGCCCGAGCACGAAAAACAAGCTTGGAAACATATATTCGATTATTACATCTTCGGTGACCCGGACCGGGCAGGTGCACATTTACCTGAGGAGGCGCGTGGATATCTTGGTGAAATTGACTCGGCCAAAGCCCGAATGTTGCGTGCTTTGCTGCTAAATAAGCTTAACCGATAA
- a CDS encoding SapC family protein has translation MTNHVLLNNVSHQNLKVIPRYSAELGDNIASILAFPTEFVELQKEYPILIRKNSESQKFQATALLGLNKDENLYLNPANRSGWTANYIPAAIVKGPFLIGLQSQDEDSSANPVVHIDLDHPKVSEEDGYPLFLEHGGTSPYLDHITSVLKIIHEGMATQDAMFSAFSELDLIEPVTIDIDLNNGEKRQLVGNYTINEEKLASLSGDKLEALSKRGFLPLAYAVVASMTNIRKLIEIKNAKIQ, from the coding sequence ATGACAAACCATGTATTGCTGAACAATGTATCGCATCAGAACTTGAAAGTGATCCCACGTTACAGTGCTGAGCTTGGAGACAACATTGCTAGCATTTTGGCTTTCCCGACCGAGTTTGTCGAATTGCAAAAAGAATACCCTATTCTGATCAGGAAGAATTCTGAATCCCAAAAATTTCAAGCGACGGCACTTCTAGGTCTAAACAAAGACGAGAATCTTTATCTTAATCCAGCTAATAGATCGGGTTGGACTGCAAATTATATTCCCGCCGCTATAGTAAAGGGCCCGTTCCTGATTGGTCTGCAATCTCAAGATGAGGATTCCAGTGCAAATCCTGTGGTCCATATAGATTTGGACCACCCCAAAGTGAGCGAGGAGGATGGATATCCGCTCTTTCTCGAGCATGGCGGGACTAGCCCATATTTAGACCATATTACGAGCGTTTTAAAAATCATACATGAAGGCATGGCCACTCAAGACGCTATGTTTAGTGCCTTTTCGGAATTAGACTTAATTGAACCGGTCACTATCGATATAGATCTGAACAATGGGGAGAAGCGTCAGCTCGTAGGGAACTACACTATTAATGAGGAGAAGCTCGCCTCACTTAGTGGTGATAAATTGGAGGCGTTGAGTAAGCGCGGTTTCCTGCCCTTGGCTTATGCTGTGGTTGCGTCTATGACAAATATACGGAAGTTGATAGAGATCAAAAATGCCAAAATACAGTGA
- a CDS encoding TonB-dependent receptor — protein MYKNMNFKRKLIASAVASCAMSGFSAVALAQESSPALEEVVVTGIRASLEQSMDIKRDSTGVVDAISAEDIGKFPDTNLAESLQRITGVSISRENGEGAEVTVRGFGAGNNMVTLNGRVMPTAGINRGEGGGSRSFDFGNLASEAVSGVEVYKTGKASMVTGGIGATINILTARPLDNPGFNATVGGKAMMDTTNRVGDDVTPELSTLISYSNDDATWGVSLSASHQQRDSGTIGANVNDWGIYEWDSVNAPQRAWNNTDVDVENAPEEGQLYSRFFDLRYEFTDTQRTRDNAQLTLQFAPNEDFTATVDYTFAENEVKEALGQTGNWMQQGANIQAVEFDNQDIATMIYARESYAGGIDEGYEQQWAETTDTLESFGVNFEYQVNDALSFDLDIHDSEMHARGTGPFGTGSVRMALAAPVVTGREWWFGREFPIVENQYDDSINDANDNGVIDPGDVSSTMLNLRQADQMMTVTQVQLDGTYEFDNGAIDFGIESREMESHTLNYTASNVALGGWEGAYPGEFGDLVEPFDIQGEFDDYNPLDGYGFRANAAELYDYATNEIPRYSDILPAPLNQSADNLVNEQMTAAFAQITVNGDLGDMPFNILAGLRYETTDVDSSSLAAGYVTIWESNNDVAINVDPSQPSSLVSAEASYDNLLPSFDFTLNITNDLVGRFSTSKTIARAGLGDLGVSADSFGAGGGSTYLGARPTASASNPGLLPLESTNFDLSLEWYYDDTSYASVGFFEKNVFNFIGSEQVERPLLGIRDVTSGPRAVAAAEELADRGFALNDDNLHGMMVFNEFIDQNGTYNEAWVTEFGNVDYTATQEQNEFLSGQPGGLWDLRSRPEDPETIFRTNTPNNAREAKIHGAEFAVQHFFGDTGFGVQANYTLVRGDVGFDNLGSPDESQFALVGLSDTANLVGLYENYGFQARIAYNWRDKYLNETNRGAFANPRYIEDYSQIDVSVSYEIIEDLFVSFEGLNITGEDSRSHGRNYEMMWDLRDLGPRYTVGARYSF, from the coding sequence ATGTATAAAAATATGAATTTCAAACGAAAACTGATTGCTTCGGCCGTCGCCTCATGTGCAATGTCAGGGTTTTCTGCAGTGGCATTGGCGCAAGAAAGTAGCCCAGCGCTTGAAGAGGTGGTGGTGACGGGTATTCGTGCCTCGCTTGAGCAGTCAATGGATATCAAGCGTGATTCGACCGGCGTCGTGGACGCTATTTCGGCGGAGGATATCGGTAAGTTCCCCGATACCAACCTGGCTGAATCATTACAGCGCATCACCGGTGTTTCCATCAGTCGCGAAAACGGTGAAGGCGCAGAAGTAACAGTGCGCGGTTTTGGCGCGGGTAACAATATGGTGACCTTGAATGGTCGTGTCATGCCGACGGCAGGCATCAACCGCGGCGAAGGCGGCGGTTCAAGATCCTTCGACTTCGGTAACCTCGCATCCGAAGCTGTTAGCGGCGTAGAAGTTTATAAGACGGGTAAAGCGTCGATGGTCACTGGTGGTATTGGTGCCACCATCAATATTCTTACAGCCCGGCCTTTGGACAACCCCGGTTTTAATGCAACTGTTGGTGGTAAGGCGATGATGGACACCACCAACCGTGTCGGCGACGATGTTACGCCAGAGTTATCCACGCTTATCAGTTATTCTAACGACGACGCCACCTGGGGGGTTTCGCTGAGTGCAAGCCACCAGCAGCGTGACTCAGGTACCATCGGTGCCAACGTTAACGATTGGGGTATCTACGAATGGGATAGCGTGAATGCTCCACAAAGAGCATGGAATAACACTGACGTAGATGTGGAGAATGCGCCAGAAGAAGGTCAGCTGTATTCTCGTTTCTTCGATTTGCGCTATGAGTTTACCGATACTCAGCGTACCCGCGATAATGCGCAGCTGACTCTCCAGTTTGCGCCAAATGAAGACTTTACGGCGACTGTTGATTACACCTTTGCCGAAAATGAAGTGAAAGAAGCGTTGGGGCAAACTGGTAACTGGATGCAGCAGGGTGCCAATATTCAGGCTGTCGAATTTGACAACCAAGACATTGCCACCATGATCTATGCCCGGGAATCGTACGCAGGCGGTATCGATGAAGGGTACGAGCAGCAGTGGGCAGAGACAACCGATACCCTGGAATCATTTGGCGTAAACTTCGAATATCAGGTTAATGATGCGCTCAGCTTTGACCTGGATATACACGATTCGGAAATGCACGCTCGCGGCACCGGGCCTTTCGGAACCGGTTCGGTACGCATGGCTCTGGCGGCGCCCGTCGTCACCGGTCGTGAATGGTGGTTCGGCCGAGAATTCCCTATTGTTGAAAACCAATATGATGACAGTATTAATGATGCAAACGATAACGGCGTAATTGACCCCGGTGATGTGAGTTCAACCATGCTAAATCTGCGTCAAGCTGACCAGATGATGACGGTTACCCAAGTCCAGCTTGATGGCACCTATGAGTTCGATAACGGTGCAATTGATTTTGGTATTGAATCGCGCGAAATGGAATCCCACACGCTTAACTACACGGCAAGCAATGTTGCTTTAGGGGGTTGGGAAGGGGCCTACCCCGGTGAGTTTGGCGACTTGGTAGAGCCATTTGACATTCAGGGCGAGTTTGATGACTACAACCCGCTGGATGGTTATGGCTTCAGGGCTAACGCCGCTGAGCTGTATGACTATGCCACGAATGAGATCCCACGTTACTCTGATATCTTGCCAGCGCCGCTGAATCAATCGGCTGACAATCTGGTCAATGAGCAGATGACGGCGGCTTTTGCCCAAATTACGGTAAACGGCGACCTGGGCGATATGCCATTCAATATTTTGGCGGGTTTGCGCTATGAAACCACGGACGTGGATTCCAGCTCTCTGGCAGCGGGCTATGTCACTATTTGGGAATCCAACAACGACGTTGCGATTAACGTGGATCCCTCCCAACCCTCTAGTCTGGTCTCAGCTGAGGCCAGCTATGACAACCTGCTACCTAGCTTCGATTTCACCCTGAATATTACCAATGATTTGGTTGGTCGTTTCTCGACCAGCAAAACCATTGCCCGGGCGGGACTGGGTGACTTGGGTGTCTCGGCAGACAGCTTCGGAGCTGGCGGTGGTTCAACGTACTTGGGTGCACGGCCTACAGCGTCCGCGTCAAACCCCGGTCTGCTACCCTTGGAGTCGACCAACTTCGACCTGTCGCTGGAATGGTATTACGACGATACAAGCTACGCGTCTGTTGGGTTCTTTGAGAAGAATGTTTTCAACTTTATCGGGTCCGAACAGGTAGAGCGTCCGTTGCTTGGTATTCGTGACGTTACCTCCGGCCCGAGAGCGGTAGCGGCGGCTGAAGAGTTGGCTGATCGGGGCTTCGCGCTTAATGACGACAACCTGCACGGTATGATGGTCTTCAATGAATTTATTGACCAAAACGGAACGTACAACGAGGCTTGGGTCACTGAATTTGGTAATGTTGACTACACGGCAACTCAAGAGCAGAACGAGTTCCTCTCAGGTCAGCCAGGAGGACTCTGGGATCTGAGGTCTCGCCCAGAAGATCCCGAGACTATCTTCAGAACCAATACGCCAAACAACGCCAGGGAAGCCAAAATTCACGGTGCTGAATTTGCGGTGCAGCACTTCTTTGGCGATACCGGTTTTGGTGTTCAAGCCAACTACACGCTGGTTCGCGGTGATGTAGGCTTCGATAACCTGGGTTCTCCTGATGAGTCTCAGTTTGCGCTGGTGGGCTTAAGCGATACTGCAAACCTGGTGGGCTTGTACGAAAATTATGGCTTCCAGGCTCGTATCGCTTATAACTGGCGTGACAAGTATCTAAACGAGACAAACAGGGGTGCTTTCGCTAACCCACGCTATATTGAGGATTACTCTCAAATTGACGTGAGTGTGAGCTATGAGATCATTGAGGACCTGTTTGTGTCCTTCGAGGGCTTGAATATCACAGGTGAAGACAGCCGTTCTCATGGTCGTAACTACGAGATGATGTGGGATCTGCGCGATCTGGGACCACGTTATACAGTAGGCGCACGTTATAGCTTTTAA
- a CDS encoding DUF6445 family protein produces the protein MRVDRVWAPSPERSIRMEHVGEERTPVMIIDQLVEQPERLREEASHLNFTTQSRFFPGIRAPVSLSYQRFVLESLQGAMADAFGLSGRTLKFTMCQYSLVTTPPEQLSLLQRIPHFDSLEPEGLAAIHYLFRSGYGGTAFYRHRKTGFERLTEDRKVAYLRSLESENDGPNMPGRAYINGSTPLFEEIHRVEGVFNRMVVYPRNILHSGCIEADFHPDPDPLTGRLSINSFIDVVDLTP, from the coding sequence GTGAGGGTTGATCGTGTATGGGCCCCATCGCCTGAAAGGTCGATTCGGATGGAACATGTCGGGGAAGAGCGCACACCGGTAATGATCATTGACCAATTGGTGGAGCAGCCAGAGCGGCTGCGTGAAGAAGCGAGTCATTTGAACTTTACGACCCAGTCGCGCTTCTTCCCCGGCATTCGAGCGCCTGTTTCTCTTTCTTACCAGCGCTTCGTGCTGGAGAGCCTTCAGGGGGCCATGGCGGATGCCTTTGGCCTGTCTGGCCGGACACTCAAATTTACCATGTGTCAGTATTCATTGGTCACGACTCCGCCGGAGCAGCTGTCGCTGTTGCAGCGTATTCCCCATTTTGACTCTCTGGAACCGGAAGGCCTGGCAGCCATCCACTACCTGTTTCGATCCGGGTACGGTGGCACGGCGTTCTATCGACATCGCAAAACCGGTTTTGAGCGGCTCACGGAAGATAGGAAAGTGGCCTATCTGCGGTCATTGGAGTCGGAGAATGATGGACCCAATATGCCCGGCCGTGCCTACATCAATGGATCTACACCATTGTTTGAAGAAATCCATCGCGTTGAAGGCGTTTTCAATCGGATGGTGGTCTATCCCCGCAATATCCTTCATTCGGGGTGCATCGAAGCCGACTTTCATCCGGACCCCGACCCGCTCACCGGTCGCTTATCAATTAACAGCTTTATCGACGTTGTTGATTTGACTCCCTAG
- a CDS encoding tryptophan halogenase family protein — protein MNKPVRKVVIAGGGTAGWVCAAALSSQLGDLLNIVLVESEDIGTVGVGEASIPPMRNFHRLIGVDEQQFMAATGATFKLGIAFENWARDGDHYIHSFGKTGKETWMADFQHFWLRAREQGFGGELGEYCMEHEAAREGKFATSPNGSLNYAYHLDATRYAAFLRSKSESEGVTRIEGKIQQVHLNPDSGHIESLEMASGDVVEGDLFIDCTGFRGLLIEQALHTGYEDWSHWLPCDSALAVQTESVGPPPPYTLSSAHDSGWRWRIPLQHRVGNGLVYCSRYLSDEAARDRLLSSIEGEPLTEPRLIRFRTGRRRQTWNKNCVAVGLSSGFVEPLESTSIHLIMISMTRLIQLFPFDGITPSLVSHYNRIAEDELEKIRDFIILHYHATERSDSPFWRHCGGMSIPDSLRERIALFREQGHAYQSPNELFRLDSWVQVMLGQRINPERYHPIVRAMGDERLKKTLDDFRRQVSLGVERLPPHGAFVEEYCREG, from the coding sequence TTGAACAAGCCCGTACGCAAAGTGGTAATTGCAGGTGGTGGCACTGCTGGCTGGGTCTGTGCGGCGGCATTGTCGTCGCAGCTTGGCGATTTGCTCAATATTGTGCTTGTCGAATCCGAAGACATTGGTACCGTCGGTGTCGGTGAAGCCAGTATTCCGCCCATGCGCAACTTTCATCGACTGATTGGTGTAGATGAGCAGCAATTTATGGCAGCCACAGGCGCCACATTTAAATTAGGCATCGCCTTTGAGAATTGGGCCCGGGACGGTGACCACTATATCCACTCTTTCGGGAAGACCGGGAAAGAAACCTGGATGGCGGACTTTCAGCATTTCTGGCTGCGTGCCCGGGAGCAGGGTTTCGGTGGAGAGCTCGGGGAATACTGCATGGAGCATGAGGCGGCTCGGGAAGGCAAGTTCGCCACCTCGCCGAACGGCAGCCTGAACTACGCCTACCATCTGGATGCGACCCGATACGCCGCCTTTTTGCGATCCAAGAGTGAAAGCGAGGGTGTTACGCGCATCGAGGGTAAAATCCAACAGGTGCACCTGAATCCCGATTCAGGCCATATCGAGTCACTGGAAATGGCATCCGGGGATGTGGTGGAGGGGGATCTGTTCATCGACTGTACCGGGTTTCGTGGATTGCTCATTGAGCAAGCTCTACATACCGGCTATGAGGACTGGAGCCATTGGTTGCCCTGCGACAGCGCCTTGGCGGTACAGACAGAATCCGTCGGCCCACCACCACCCTACACTTTGTCCAGTGCTCACGACAGTGGCTGGCGTTGGCGTATTCCTCTCCAGCATCGGGTGGGAAATGGCCTGGTGTACTGCAGCCGTTATTTAAGCGATGAAGCGGCGCGGGATCGGCTCTTATCAAGTATCGAGGGTGAGCCGCTGACTGAACCACGCCTGATCCGGTTTCGCACGGGACGGCGTCGTCAGACATGGAACAAAAATTGTGTGGCCGTGGGCCTGTCCAGTGGTTTCGTTGAGCCGTTGGAGTCGACGTCAATCCACCTGATCATGATCAGTATGACGCGGTTGATTCAGCTCTTTCCCTTTGACGGTATAACGCCTTCGTTGGTGAGCCATTACAATCGGATTGCAGAAGATGAGCTGGAAAAGATCCGAGACTTTATCATTCTGCACTATCACGCCACAGAACGGTCTGACAGCCCATTTTGGCGTCACTGCGGTGGCATGAGCATTCCGGATTCATTACGGGAGCGCATCGCTCTATTTCGGGAGCAGGGGCATGCCTACCAGTCTCCAAATGAACTGTTCCGCCTTGATTCATGGGTGCAGGTCATGTTGGGGCAACGAATCAATCCAGAACGCTACCACCCGATTGTCCGTGCTATGGGTGACGAGCGACTGAAAAAAACGTTGGACGATTTCAGGCGACAGGTGAGTTTGGGGGTAGAGAGGCTCCCCCCGCACGGAGCATTTGTTGAGGAGTATTGTCGTGAGGGTTGA